One Triticum dicoccoides isolate Atlit2015 ecotype Zavitan chromosome 5B, WEW_v2.0, whole genome shotgun sequence genomic window carries:
- the LOC119308886 gene encoding probable NADH kinase, with the protein MARRRVLLYLKPFDVYPPRPLSGASSLTFPPPPPPPRAANPKILSYLDHRCRVHKDTINLCKSVLQRKPLDWISVQRNHLSNPIHDVDLVITVGGDGTLLRASHFLDSSIPILGVNSDPTCSDEVEELTEEFDARRSTGYLCAATARNFEQILDATLAGSRHYSELSRISVKLNGSQLPTYALNDILVSHPCPASVSRFSLRKRSNGETSRLINSRSSGLRVATATGSTAAMLSAGGFMMPISSRELQYMIREPISPTDADKPLLHGLVKQEQHMLVVWYNQEGAVYIDGSHVTYPIQHGDTLEISSDAPVLKVILPEYLLKQASL; encoded by the exons ATGGCGCGCCGCCGCGTGCTCCTCTACCTCAAGCCCTTCGATGTCTACCCTCCGCGCCCTCTCTCCGGCGCCTCCTCCCTCACCTTcccgccaccgcctccgccgccgcgcgccgccaacCCCAAG ATCTTAAGTTATCTGGACCATAGATGCAGAGTCCACAAGGACACAATCAATCTCTGTAAGAGTGTACTACAGCGCAAGCCCCTTGACTGGATCTCAGTGCAGCGAAATCATTTGTCAAATCCAATACATGATGTGGATCTTGTGATTACTGTCGGTGGTGATGGCACACTTTTACGGGCTAGCCATTTTTTGGATAGCTCGATTCCCATTTTAGGTGTTAATTCGGATCCTACGTGTTCTGATGAG GTTGAAGAGTTAACCGAGGAATTTGATGCGAGAAGAAGCACCGGATATCTTTGTGCAGCTACTGCCAGGAACTTTGAGCAG ATACTTGATGCGACCCTTGCTGGCAGTAGACACTATTCAGAGCTGTCAAGAATATCTGTGAAACTAAATGGATCCCAGCTACCAACTTATGCTCTGAATGATATATTGGTGTCACACCCCTGTCCGGCAAGTGTATCGCGGTTCTCATTAAG AAAAAGAAGCAATGGGGAGACCTCACGTTTGATTAATTCTAGATCAAGCGGTCTCAGGGTTGCAACAGCTACTGGATCAACTGCTGCCATGCTATCAGCAGGAGGATTTATGATGCCAATATCAAGTCGTGAGCTTCAGTATATGATAAGGGAGCCCATTTCACCAACGGATGCCGACAAACCACTGCTGCATGGGTTAGTTAAGCAAGAGCAACATATGCTTGTTGTTTGGTACAATCAAGAGGGTGCTGTGTATATTGATGGTTCTCATGTAACATATCCAATCCAGCA